The Terriglobia bacterium genomic sequence ATATTGCACAGTTAGTGCATTTGATGAATTAAGTGGGGGAAAAGTCAAGGTATTAGTTTTTAAGCGTCGGAAGTGGTTGTAACTGCGGGAATTGCGAATCGAGGCTTTTTGTTCAATGTGTTTTAAAATAAGGGCCAACGGCCTTCAAACCTAACAGACACGCGAACCGGACGTTTTGGTTTTTCGAGTGTTTCAGATTCCTGATCATGTCTTTGTATAATTGCGGAGTGTGTGGGTTTTTGGTCTCAGATTGACGTCTCGCCTCACGTTCTATTCGGGCGAATCCTCTCACTCCTGTATTGAAACGGCTGTATTTTTGAAGCAGGGGCGGAGTTCAGACGATCCAACGGGGTATGGGCGCATCGATATGAAAGGCGCATTTGTTTTGGATGGGAATCATTGTAGTTCGGCGATTCGAGCAAAGGGGGCGCTTGAGGGGACCGGTCGGTTCAATCAGGTTTCCGGTGTGGTTTCCCAATTGCTCTTATTAAAGAAAGTTTCACGGCCCGGGCTCTCTGGGTCGGAGGGCCCCGCATACTCTGGCGCGAAGACCGAAGCAGGAAATGTTGCGGCCAGGGGTGCTCTTAAGACTCTTGTCGAAATCCATTGCGCGTAATCGGTCTTCCCGCTCGAAAAGGGACCCTTGTAACCGGTCGATTGTGACTGAGAGGGCGAAGCTATAAAAGGGGACTCTGCGGAGGCACTCGATTCAAGTCGACTCGGCTCTCTGTCCTTCGTCGGAACAAACAAACCGGGCTTGTGCTGCAAAGCAACGATTGAGCCGACGATGAAAGAAACAGGGTGAGCGCAGCCGTGATTTCCCTTGACTTTCCGTATTCGCGGAGAATACCATAAATCAAACAACGCAGTCGTTTGACTGGAGGAGGCGTCGCATGAACCCCCTTTTCATCAGGAAGGATTGGTTTGCAAAGCTGATCATCGGCCTGCTGATTTTATCAATCAACTGTTTTTATGTTCCGATGACGCCCGTCTTTGGGGCGGCGATGCCCATTGGACAAATGGTTGTCAGCGGGACCGCCTCTACGACGCAAGCGGAGTCTACCGTCTTTAATGGAGATGTTGTCAGTACGAGTCCCGGTCAACCCGTGGCCATCACGTTGAAGAACGCGGGGCTGCTCAATGTTGCGGGCGCTTCTCAGGTTCGACTGGAGCAGGACAGCGGCAATTACAGGGTGGAGTTGACCCGCGGTGAAGTTCTGTACTCTTCGCCGAAGCTGAGTCATGAGGGCATGAAGATCCGTGCTTCGGGCGTGGAGATATCCATCGCTGCAGCCAGCGCGGCCAGAGGGAAGGTCATGAGCACGCCGGAATATATCCTAGTGAGTTCTCTCTCCGGCGAGCTACAGGTCGCCAGCAACGGTCGGTCTTATGCAGTAAGCGAGGGCGATTCCAGCGTGATCCCAATCGCTGCGGCTTCAAATGCAGGCTCAAATAATCCGAGGCCGGACAACGCAACGTCGAAAAATAAGAAGAAGGCGGGAACGGGAGCGAGTGCTCCTGCCGGAAGCAATGGATTTTTTGGATTGGGTGCGGCTGCGACTGCTGCCATCGTCGCGGGAATCGGCGTTGGCACAGGAATCATCATTTGGCAGGCCACGAAGAACGATAGCAGTCCGTCCCGGCCATAGATGGGTCGGCGCTTGCGTCCGCCGGGTTTGTGGCGGATTCGGTCGGTTTAATCTAGTCGGTAGTTGTAAGCATAATACGGCATTCTCCTTCCAATATATAGCAGCATTTGCTACTCCTCCGAACATCTCCCGATTAGAACGGGCCAATCTCTCGTGGTGTCCGCGGACCCGGTGATTAGTTCCTGTGCGCGTTCTATCTCCACGTTCTTCCAGGTTCCTCTTTTCAGCTGTTCTGTCGCGACCAACTGAATAGATCCGCCACGCAGCCGGCGGACCTTTGACCAAATAGACCGAATAGACCGAAAAGACTGAATAGACCGGACAGACGGAACAGACCCAATAGATTGAATCCGACACGCAGCCGGCGGACGCACGCGCTGACCGAATAGACTGAACAGACTGAATAGACCGGATAGACCGAATCGTGAGAAAGCCGAAACTTATGAAACCAACAAATCTCCTGATTTTATTCATCGGTCTCCTTGCCGGCCTCTCAACGGGATCTCTGGGGCAGACGCGAGTAGGGGACCAGAGGCCTGGCGAACCGCCATCGGCGCAATGGCCCCGGGGAGAAACCGGTAGTGACGAAATCAACACCCTGAACCAGGCGCTGGCGAAGCGGGCGGCGAGTCGGACCACCAACAGCGACTCGGGATCGGACTATGTCATCGGGGCCAACGATCTGGTAGAGATTGCGGTCTTCGATATCAAGGATCTCGACCGGGTCGTGCGGGTGAGCAACCAGGGGAGGATTTCGCTCCCGTTGATTGGCTCCCTGCAGGCTTCGGGTCTGACGGCCCGCGAACTGGAGGTGGTAATTGCCGAACTGTTGCGCCAGAAATACGTCAAGAATCCGCAGGTCAGCGTTTTCATCAAGGAGTTTCAAAGTCGTCCCGTCGCGATTTATGGGGCCGTAAAGAAGCCCGGCATTGTGCAGCTTCAGTCTCCGCGGACCTTGATTGAAATGCTGGCAATGGCAGAAGGGTTTTCCGAGGACGCCGGCGATTCTGTCACCGTCAGGAGACACTCCGCCTTGGAGATGGCTTCTTCCACGGCGCCGTCAAAGGAGGGCGAGATCGGCAGTTCAGGGGCTCCCAGCGCCCCGGAAGTTGCGCCGGACGGTTCCGGCTCCAAAGGTTCCTCCGGGCAAGTAGAGATCATCAAGGTCAAGATCAGCGATCTGATCAACTCGAACGAGCCCCGATATAACCTCCTCATTCAACCCGGCGACGCCATTAATGTCGCGAAGGCAGGAATTGTTTACGTCACCGGGGATGTGGGACGCCCGGGTGGATTTGTGCTTAAGGAGCGCGAATCACTCACCGTGTTGCAGGCTGTCTCGTTGGCCGAAGGCGTCCACGCCACTGCCGCAAAGAAGGCTGCCCGTATCATTCGCAAACACGAGGATGGAACGAAAGAGGAGATCCCGATCAACCTGGCCAAGGTCTTTGAAGGGAAAGAGCCTGACATGACGCTGCAAAACAATGACGTCCTGTTCATCCCTGCCAGCGCCAGCAAGAGCGCCCTGCGTCGAGGGGCCGAGGCAGCTCTACAGACAGCCACGGGAATTGCGATCTATCGGAGATAGGTGAGGCGGTCCATTTCGTCTATTCGGTCTGTTCAGTCTGTTCGGTCGGGGTCGTCGAGTGGGTTTTAGGGGTTTGATGTGGGTAGAAGTTTCTTAGTGCATCCTTTTCAGAATGTTGCTAATCGTTGTTGAAATGGTTGTGCACAAGGTCCCCCGGTGAACCACCGCGGAGCAGACCGATTAAACCAAGTAGACCCACCGAAGACCCGGCGAACCCCCGACCGAACAGACTGAACAGACCGAATCCGCCAAAACCCCGGCGGACGCAGGCGCAGACCGAATAGACCGAACGGACCGAATAGACTGGACAGACGGAACAGACCGAAAAGCCTTCCTGGAAAAATCTATGGATGAAGCCATCGAAGACAAACTCGTACCTCGCCATCGCGAGCCGACCGCGCTGGCCCGACGCTCGGAGCTGGAACCCTTGATGACGCCCTGGGAGGAGGAACCTCCCCCCAAGGTGCGCGACTTCTATCGGATCATCAAGAAACGCCGTTGGGTCGTTTTCACCGTGCTGGTCACCATGGTCACGGTCGTCACCATTTATTCCTTCAAGGCAACGCCGATTTATGAGGCCAAGGCGTTGGTGCAGATCGACCGGGAATCCCCCAATGTCGTCAGCTATAAGGATTTCGTGACGGAGAATGCGGACAGCGAACAGGTCGCGGTGCCGACCCAGGCCAAGGTACTGCAAAGCCGGACCCTGGCCCACCGCGTGATTGATCAACTGGATCTCCGACGCCACCCGATGTTCGATCCCGACCGGTCCCGGTCACCCTTTGACTTCCTTAAATCCCCCGATAAGAAAACCACTCCGTCCACGGTCAAAACGGCCAGTGATGAGGAAGATGTAAAGAAGGAGTCGCTGGTGGTGGACCAATTTCTAAGACAGCTTGACGTGAAACCCCAGCGGAGCAGCCGGGTGATTGAGGTCTCCTTCAGTTCGCCGGACCCGGAACTGTCGGCCCGAATCACCAATGCGCTGATCAATGGATTTATCGACCTCAATCTCGAATCGAAGTATGACGCCACCCTGAAAGCATCCGAGTGGCTTCTGAAGCAGTCCGTGGACCTGAAGGCGAAGGTGGAGAAAAGCGAAGAGGCGCTGGTCAATTACGCGCGCACCAACCAGATCATTTCCGTCGACGAGAAACAAAACATCGTAACCCAGAAACTCTCCAACCTGAATGAAGAGTTGACCAAGGCCCAGTCCGACCGCATCGCAAAGGAATCACTCTACCGCGAGATTCACTCTGCTGCGGGAGGAGATGTGAACCTGATTCGCGAGAATTCCTTGATCAAGACGCTTACCGAGCGCCAGGCCGACCTGGAACGTCAATACGCGGACCTGGCGGCCAAGTTTCAACCGGGTTGGCCGGCGGCACAGCAGATCAGGTCTCAACTCGAGGAATTGAAGAAACAAATCGCCTCCGAGACACAGCGCATCTTGAAGGGGATTGATGCCGATTATTTTACGGCTGTCAAACGGGAACAGCTGCTCCAGAACGCCCTGGATCAGCAAAAACTGGAAGCCAACGCGCTGAATGAGAAATCGATTCAATACAACATTCTCAAACGTGAAGTCGACACCAACAAGCAGCTCTACGAGGGACTCCTGCAACGACTCAAAGAAGCAGGAATATCGGCCGGGCTCAAATCCAGCAACATCCGGATCGTCGACCTGGCCGAAGTGCCCAAGGATGCCGTGAAGCCGAAAAAAGCAATGAACATCCTGTTGGGTTTGGTTGTAGGCCTGATCTTTGGTGTCGGAATGGCGTTCCTCCTGGAGTTCATGGATACCAGCCTTAAAACCCCCGATGAGGTGGAGCAGCTTCTCCGTCTGCCTTCGCTGGCACTGGTGCCGGCCCTTGTTCCTTCGACCTCACAGAAGATGCTGGCAGGCCGACAGAGTCTGTCTGGCCGGAATGGAAGCCCTCACGAAAGGCGCCATGCCATCGATCTCATTTCCCAGACCGAGGCGAAATCCATCGTCTCCGAGGCCTTTCGCACCCTGCGCACCTCGGTGCTACTCTCCACCAATGGCCATCCGCCCCGGAGCATTCTGATCACGAGCGCCGGTCCCGGAGAAGGGAAGACCAGTACTGCCATCAACCTCGGCATCACCCTGGCGCAAATGGGGAGCCGGGTGCTGATCATCGACTGCGATATGCGCCGGCCCCGTCTCCACCGGGTCTTCGAGATGCCGCCCGGGAATTCAGGCTTCAGCTCTTTCCTCTCGGGGAATGCGAAGCTGGTGCCCTTGATCGTGGAGACCGAGATTCCGAATCTCTATGTCATTCCCGCCGGCATCACTCCTCCCAATCCATCGGAACTGATCGGGTCGGAAATCATGAGGCAATCGCTGGAGATGCTGTCGGCCCACTTTGACCACGTCATCCTGGACTCCCCTCCGGTCATGTCCGTGACTGACACCACGATCCTCTCCACCCTGGTCGATGGGGTCGTCCTGGTGGTTCAGGGGGGAACCACGAATCGCGACGCGGCGGCACGCGCTGCCCAGCGGCTGCGCGATGTGGGCGCCCGCGTCTTCGGGACAGTCTTGAATAACGTCGACGTGAGTTCGGCGGACTACGATTACTACTATCACCAGTATTATTACTACTCCTACTATTCGGAAGAAAAAGAAAAGGACGGAAAGGCCGGGTAATAAGTTCGGTCTATTCGGTCTCTCCAGTCTCTTCAGTCTGTCCAGTCTCTTCAGTCTGTCCGGTCTTTTCAGTCTGTTCGGTCTCTTCAGTCTGTTCGGTCTATTCGGCCTGTTCAGTCGAGGGGTTTTGGATGGCTTCGCAAATATCTGATCAGGGCGGAGATCATCTTTCCGGTTTTTCCGGAATATTGATAAGCATAACTGAATTGCTCCTCTGCGATGTATCCCTGATCCAAGGCAACATAGAGGTGACTCTTGACTTCAGAAGCTGAGGCCATAGCAATATAAAGGAATTGGACGAATTCCCGACCGGCGCGGCGTTGGAATCCTTCAGCGATATTGGCCATTATGGAAACCGAGGCTCGTCGCATTTGATCACGCAATCCAAAGTCGCGATGAATTCCACCGCTCTTTGTCAAACCATAAATGAGCTTTGTTAACTCTCTTGCCTCCTGCCAGCATTTTAGATCTTCAAATCTATGGACAGTCATGTCAATTATCCAGGGGGAGTATTCTTGAAACGCTGGGGGACTCATAAGACATTACAACTCGTTGGCTCATTTTTGAATGCAATAACACCTGACCCTTCCCCGACCGAATGGACCGAACAGACTGACAAGACCGAATAGACTGAAAAGACCGAATTGACCGCTTCCCCTTGTCTTTTCCCCTCAAAATTATCGTCTTTGCCGCCGTTTTGATTCTCTGCCTGACCCTCGCCTATTTCACAGTCCGGAATTACACTGTAGAGACACTCCTCGATAGAGCCCCCACCAAGAGCAACCTCCTGGATCTGGATCGAACCGCACCCGACAACCCGTTTGTCAACGCAGCCCTCGGCCGACTGTATCAATATTCCGGCGAGGATTACGACTTGCAGCAAGCCATCACGCGCTACCTTCGCGCCTCAGCGGCCAACCCCTACGACTCCGGGACCTGGCAGAATCTGGCCAAAGCCTATGAGGCCTCGGGCCGTGTTGGAGACGCTGCTCGTGCGCTTCAAAATGCCACCGCAGCGGCGCCCTCCTCAACTGCAGCCCATTGGGCGATGGCCAATTTTCTTGTGCGAAACGCCTCCGATCCCACGCTCTTAACCGCAGGGCTCATGCCTTCAGTTGATTCCACCGGCAGGGAGCCGACGACCAACCGGGTCGACCGAAGCAAGGAACAGATGGAAGGCCCCGCGAAGTTTGAAATCTCGCCACAACTCGAAGGGATCCTTCTCGAAGAGCTTAAACGGACGACCGACCTTGATTCCGATTCACTGACAGATGCCTTGTCCCTGGCTTTCCGCGCGGGGATCGATCCCCGAATCACCTATCGGACCATCGTTCCCGGCGACGCGCCAGATCAATATGCTGCCATCAAGTGGTTCGCCGCCATGAAGGAGTGGGACACCGCTACCCTGGCGTGGGACAGCCTCTCGAATTCAGACAACCCCATCGAGATTCAGCAGACTATTCCTTACATTGATGCCCTCATCTTTAATGATCGCATTTCTGAAGCGACCGCGACGTGGTCGCGGGCACTCTCCCTCACCCACTATCTGGAAGCGACACTCTACCGGACCGCCCTCGATCCGATTGGTTCAGGGAACTATAGCCGGAACAATGGCATTACTTCCGACCTCTCTCATTCAACCCAGAATCTCATCTTCAATCCCACCTTTTCGCGCGAGCCGCTCAATGGGGGCTTTGATTGGCGGATCTTCGATAGTCGCGAGGTCCCGATTCGTATCGACAAGCAGACCTTTCTCAAGAATCGCCGTTCCCTTCGAATTGAATTCACGGGCAGTTCAAATCAGGATTTTGCACAGGTGTATCAGTACGTTCCGGTCAGACCGTCGACCCCTTACGATTTTTCCGTCTGGCTCAAGACCCAGGGAATTAGTACTGATCATGGCCCCTATTTTGAAATCATTGATATTCATCTTGCCGGCCAGAGTCCTCAATCCGCCGTGGTCCTCTTCCAAACGACGCAACTCTTGGGCGACAATGAGTGGACAGAACTGGACCAGCACTTTACGACGGGACCTTCGACTCAACTTCTGGTTGTTCGTCTCCGTCGGTTCCCCTCAACTAAATTCGATAACCTCATCAAGGGACGGGTCTGGATCGGGAATGTGGTGCTTGTGGAGAAGTGAAACGGTTTGTTCAGTCTGTTCGGTCTTTTCGGTCGTTCGGTCCATTCGGTCAAGAGTGCGCCGGCTTTATGACGGATCTGTTAAGTCTACGCTCCCGTCCCCTGGCCGAACCGACCGACTGACTCAACAGACCGAAAAGACTGAATAGACCGAACGACCGAATAGACCGTTTAGACCTAACCTCCCATGCTTAAATTTGTCCAATACGGAATTCTGGTTGTACTCGTTGCCTCGCCCCTGGCGTTCGGCTCCGTCGAGCCTTGGGCCTATTCCTTGATCAATCTGGTGGGCCTCCTGCTCCTGCTTATTTGGGCCTGCAACCGCCTCATCGTGCCATCCCCGGAGAGATCTGCCAATCCAGACGGCATGAACGGCGGTCCGGTCGGGCCAATAGAAATGGCTGAGCGGCGCGGAGGTGACAGAGCCGCCCGACAAAAGGGCATAGCACTTTACCTGTTGGCTGCCTTTATCGGACTGGTGGTTTTTCAGCTGATACCACTTCCGGTTTCTCTTGTCCGCCTGATTTCTCCTGCCCGTACCCATTTCATCGAAAAGCTCCATATGGTCAGCCCGAGCACTGTCCCATTGTCGGCAAACCCCTATTTGACTTCCATCGCCTTACTAAACCTCATCGGTCTGCTGGTCTATTTCTTCCTCCTCACACGTTTGATCGCTTCTTCGAGCGAACGGGTGACTATGCTGGACAGGCCTGACACTGAGACTGACCCAATGGCCGGGCTGAATGAACATCCGAGCCGATTCCGAGTTATCGCCAACCATGTGTACCGCAAATCCCGTCACGTCGCAGTGAGGAATTTATTTTTGAAGAAACTCACTCTTGTAGTGATCGCCATGGGTTTTGTGGTGGCGTTGTTTGGAATCATTCAAAAGCTTTCCGGCACTCAGGAGATTTATTGGTTTCGAAGGCTTACCCACGGGGGCTCCCTCATGGGTCCGTTTGTGAATCGGGATCACTTTGCGGGATATATTGAGATGAGCTTCGGCGTGACGCTGGGGCTCCTGCTTTTCCTGAAACGTAAGTCAGGTTATCGCTGGCTGTTGGGGTTGTCGGCGGTGTTGATGGGGGCAGCGATGCTTTACTCGGGATCCCGCGGGGGCGTCCTTTGTTTTCTCTTCGAACTGGTCTGTGCAGCAATACTCCTCTTCGCATTCCGGCCTGAAGGGTCACTTCGACTCAACAAACCTGAGAAACCGTCAACCTCAGGGCTTGTCATCCCCCTCCTGCTCATTGCGGTGATTCTCATGATTTCATGGATTGGTCCGGAAGCGGTCCTGGGCCGGTTGAATGAAGACGCCTCGCAGAACGACCGTCTTCCCGTTTGGCGTGATACGTGGGCCATCGTCAAGAGTTTCCCCATCTTCGGCTCGGGCCTGGGAACATTCCGGAGTGTTTTTCCCCACTACCAATCGAAGGATTTTCCGGTCCAGTTCTTGCAGGCCCACAACGACTACCTGCAATTACTCTCGGAGACCGGAATTCTGGGAGCGGGCATGATCCTGATCGCGCTCGCGACACTCGGATACCGCCCGTTTCGCGAACGAAGGATTTCCTCCCGACAAATCCAATGGCCCGAACACCGGGAGCGGCGAGGCTCTCTCAAGGGGGGGCATCATTTCAACCGGGCGGTCCGACTGGGGGCCCTGATCGGGATTTGCGGGATGCTTCTCCATAGCTGTTTTGATTTTAATTTGCAGATCCCCTCAAATGCCCTGCTCTTTATAACTCTCTACGCCGTGGTGTCGAGTTGACAGGGACAACAGAACCAACTCACGAACTGATGGATGGCACTGTTCTGACCAACTGACTGTTCTTCTCGCGATGGGAAAAAGACGCATCGCTCGACATCTCAAGTCAGGTCGCCTCATTTGACTTATTGGAAACAACTGATAGGAATCGAGGGTGGCGATTCGCTGGCCTCCCCGGGCTTGCGCCTGAGGGCCGGTATCGCGTGGAACTTCGTTGCAGTATTTTTCAATCAGGGCAGCACCCTCGCCATTAACATCGTGGTCGCCCGTTTGCTGGGGCGTGAAACCTTTGGCGAGTATGCCATGCTCTACAGCACCCTGGTGGTCATCTCGATCGTGGCGCAGCTGTCCACCGGATACACATCCACGAAATATGTCGCGGAGTTCCGAACCGTGGACAAGGAAAAGGCGGGGCGCCTTCTCACGCTGTGTTTTCTGGTCTCCGCCGTCTCGGCGGCCGTTGGCGCTTCTGCGTTGTTGTGGAGTTCATCCTGGATTGCCTCAGTGGTGTTGCGAGCCCCTCACCTGGTACTCGGGCTGAAAGTCGGGTCGGTTTTTTTATTTTTCTCGACCATCAACGGATATCAAATGGGGGCACTGGCGGGCCTGGAAGGATATCGAGGTTTGGCCAAGGCCGGTGTCGCCAGTGGACTGACCGCTCTCCTCGGTGTCTCACTCGGAGCTTACGCGTACGGTTTGAATGGAGCGATGATCGGGCTCGCCCTGACCGCCCTTCTCCGGTGTCTTCTCCACAACGTGTGGCTGCGCCGGGAGCTGTCCCGGCAGGGATTCGGCCTGCGGTTCGATGGGCTGGGGAACGAGGGTGCCATCCTTTACCGGTTTGCGCTGCCGGTGGCCATCATGACGTATTTGTCGTTCCTGACAATATGGATCGCGAATCTGCTGCTGGTGCGGCGGCCGAACGGGTACGCCCAGATGGCACTCTATAGCGCTGCGACCAGCATTCGGCTGCTTGTGCTTTTCCTTCCCAATGTGATCAACAGCGTCGGATTGTCGGTCCTGAACAATGAAAGGGGAAAGGGTGACCTGCGCCGCTACCGGGAGGTATTTCGAGTCAATGTCACCATGATTTGTCTGGCTGTCCTCATTCCGGCGATGGCGCTGGCGATTGGCGGGAACGTGGTCCTGGGTGTCTTTGGCCGGAGCTTTCACGAGGGCTACCCGGTTCTTGTCTTGCTGCTCCTCT encodes the following:
- a CDS encoding FecR family protein, with protein sequence MNPLFIRKDWFAKLIIGLLILSINCFYVPMTPVFGAAMPIGQMVVSGTASTTQAESTVFNGDVVSTSPGQPVAITLKNAGLLNVAGASQVRLEQDSGNYRVELTRGEVLYSSPKLSHEGMKIRASGVEISIAAASAARGKVMSTPEYILVSSLSGELQVASNGRSYAVSEGDSSVIPIAAASNAGSNNPRPDNATSKNKKKAGTGASAPAGSNGFFGLGAAATAAIVAGIGVGTGIIIWQATKNDSSPSRP
- a CDS encoding polysaccharide export protein, which codes for MKPTNLLILFIGLLAGLSTGSLGQTRVGDQRPGEPPSAQWPRGETGSDEINTLNQALAKRAASRTTNSDSGSDYVIGANDLVEIAVFDIKDLDRVVRVSNQGRISLPLIGSLQASGLTARELEVVIAELLRQKYVKNPQVSVFIKEFQSRPVAIYGAVKKPGIVQLQSPRTLIEMLAMAEGFSEDAGDSVTVRRHSALEMASSTAPSKEGEIGSSGAPSAPEVAPDGSGSKGSSGQVEIIKVKISDLINSNEPRYNLLIQPGDAINVAKAGIVYVTGDVGRPGGFVLKERESLTVLQAVSLAEGVHATAAKKAARIIRKHEDGTKEEIPINLAKVFEGKEPDMTLQNNDVLFIPASASKSALRRGAEAALQTATGIAIYRR
- a CDS encoding polysaccharide biosynthesis tyrosine autokinase: MDEAIEDKLVPRHREPTALARRSELEPLMTPWEEEPPPKVRDFYRIIKKRRWVVFTVLVTMVTVVTIYSFKATPIYEAKALVQIDRESPNVVSYKDFVTENADSEQVAVPTQAKVLQSRTLAHRVIDQLDLRRHPMFDPDRSRSPFDFLKSPDKKTTPSTVKTASDEEDVKKESLVVDQFLRQLDVKPQRSSRVIEVSFSSPDPELSARITNALINGFIDLNLESKYDATLKASEWLLKQSVDLKAKVEKSEEALVNYARTNQIISVDEKQNIVTQKLSNLNEELTKAQSDRIAKESLYREIHSAAGGDVNLIRENSLIKTLTERQADLERQYADLAAKFQPGWPAAQQIRSQLEELKKQIASETQRILKGIDADYFTAVKREQLLQNALDQQKLEANALNEKSIQYNILKREVDTNKQLYEGLLQRLKEAGISAGLKSSNIRIVDLAEVPKDAVKPKKAMNILLGLVVGLIFGVGMAFLLEFMDTSLKTPDEVEQLLRLPSLALVPALVPSTSQKMLAGRQSLSGRNGSPHERRHAIDLISQTEAKSIVSEAFRTLRTSVLLSTNGHPPRSILITSAGPGEGKTSTAINLGITLAQMGSRVLIIDCDMRRPRLHRVFEMPPGNSGFSSFLSGNAKLVPLIVETEIPNLYVIPAGITPPNPSELIGSEIMRQSLEMLSAHFDHVILDSPPVMSVTDTTILSTLVDGVVLVVQGGTTNRDAAARAAQRLRDVGARVFGTVLNNVDVSSADYDYYYHQYYYYSYYSEEKEKDGKAG
- a CDS encoding four helix bundle protein; this translates as MTVHRFEDLKCWQEARELTKLIYGLTKSGGIHRDFGLRDQMRRASVSIMANIAEGFQRRAGREFVQFLYIAMASASEVKSHLYVALDQGYIAEEQFSYAYQYSGKTGKMISALIRYLRSHPKPLD
- a CDS encoding O-antigen ligase family protein → MLKFVQYGILVVLVASPLAFGSVEPWAYSLINLVGLLLLLIWACNRLIVPSPERSANPDGMNGGPVGPIEMAERRGGDRAARQKGIALYLLAAFIGLVVFQLIPLPVSLVRLISPARTHFIEKLHMVSPSTVPLSANPYLTSIALLNLIGLLVYFFLLTRLIASSSERVTMLDRPDTETDPMAGLNEHPSRFRVIANHVYRKSRHVAVRNLFLKKLTLVVIAMGFVVALFGIIQKLSGTQEIYWFRRLTHGGSLMGPFVNRDHFAGYIEMSFGVTLGLLLFLKRKSGYRWLLGLSAVLMGAAMLYSGSRGGVLCFLFELVCAAILLFAFRPEGSLRLNKPEKPSTSGLVIPLLLIAVILMISWIGPEAVLGRLNEDASQNDRLPVWRDTWAIVKSFPIFGSGLGTFRSVFPHYQSKDFPVQFLQAHNDYLQLLSETGILGAGMILIALATLGYRPFRERRISSRQIQWPEHRERRGSLKGGHHFNRAVRLGALIGICGMLLHSCFDFNLQIPSNALLFITLYAVVSS
- a CDS encoding oligosaccharide flippase family protein; protein product: MTYWKQLIGIEGGDSLASPGLRLRAGIAWNFVAVFFNQGSTLAINIVVARLLGRETFGEYAMLYSTLVVISIVAQLSTGYTSTKYVAEFRTVDKEKAGRLLTLCFLVSAVSAAVGASALLWSSSWIASVVLRAPHLVLGLKVGSVFLFFSTINGYQMGALAGLEGYRGLAKAGVASGLTALLGVSLGAYAYGLNGAMIGLALTALLRCLLHNVWLRRELSRQGFGLRFDGLGNEGAILYRFALPVAIMTYLSFLTIWIANLLLVRRPNGYAQMALYSAATSIRLLVLFLPNVINSVGLSVLNNERGKGDLRRYREVFRVNVTMICLAVLIPAMALAIGGNVVLGVFGRSFHEGYPVLVLLLLSTIPEGLSMGLYQLIQSQEKMWLSFALIVVPREIVFVTLAYALTRQYGAFGLAGAYLIAVTLGLVSHSAMVLQLTKKQNIAAFA